One Deinococcus ruber DNA window includes the following coding sequences:
- a CDS encoding OsmC family protein: MKKTMHVTWLGEQRYVAQNETGQQIIIDNSPLKLGVGPMEALLSALATCTAYDVVEVMKKRRTPLSQYRVEIEGERAEEHPRRYTTITVRHIASGTGVSEDSLAKAAHLSHEKYCSVAASLNSEIVVETVLESAATPESASV, encoded by the coding sequence ATGAAGAAGACCATGCACGTCACCTGGCTGGGCGAGCAGCGCTATGTGGCACAGAACGAAACCGGGCAGCAGATCATCATCGACAACAGCCCGCTGAAGCTGGGTGTGGGGCCGATGGAAGCGCTGCTGTCGGCGCTGGCGACCTGCACCGCCTACGACGTGGTGGAAGTGATGAAGAAGCGCCGCACGCCGCTGTCGCAGTACCGCGTGGAAATCGAGGGCGAGCGGGCCGAGGAGCATCCGCGCCGCTATACCACCATCACCGTGCGCCACATCGCCTCGGGAACGGGCGTGAGCGAGGACTCTCTGGCGAAAGCTGCCCACCTGAGCCATGAAAAATACTGCTCGGTGGCCGCCAGCCTGAACAGTGAGATTGTGGTCGAGACGGTGCTGGAGAGTGCCGCCACGCCGGAAAGCGCGTCGGTCTGA
- a CDS encoding DinB family protein — MSALTLNPAQLSRLLDEAFQADWESLHSALATVEGQPHPRIGWLTQHLSVTKRGYWQALSEVLPISPVPPELDLDGLCRWEVAAAAALSPEQLETLLTYSGTPMTVGDLLRVNIRHTVWHAGQIAALGRVPRMA; from the coding sequence ATGAGCGCCCTGACTCTGAATCCGGCGCAGCTTTCGCGCCTGTTGGACGAAGCGTTTCAGGCCGACTGGGAATCGCTGCACAGTGCGCTGGCAACCGTGGAAGGCCAGCCGCACCCCCGTATCGGCTGGCTGACCCAGCATCTGAGCGTGACCAAGCGCGGCTACTGGCAGGCGCTTTCGGAGGTGCTGCCCATTTCGCCCGTTCCGCCGGAACTTGATCTGGATGGCCTGTGCCGCTGGGAAGTGGCGGCAGCGGCAGCGCTCAGCCCAGAGCAGCTCGAAACGCTGCTGACGTATTCCGGCACGCCGATGACGGTGGGCGATCTGCTGCGGGTCAACATCCGGCATACGGTGTGGCACGCGGGCCAGATCGCCGCGCTTGGCCGTGTGCCGAGGATGGCGTGA
- a CDS encoding DUF1304 domain-containing protein, producing MNVVANILIGLLAVLHVYIVILEMALWTTPRVRATFGTTAEFAEQSRTMAGNQGLYNGFLAAGFIWALFAPAELAHPLKVFFSLCVVIAGLYGGFTVSRRIFVVQMVPGLLALIFVLLSGR from the coding sequence ATGAACGTCGTCGCCAACATTCTCATCGGTCTTCTTGCTGTGCTGCACGTTTATATCGTGATTCTGGAAATGGCGCTCTGGACGACGCCGCGTGTACGGGCCACCTTTGGCACCACCGCCGAATTTGCCGAGCAGTCCCGCACGATGGCGGGCAATCAGGGCCTTTATAACGGCTTTCTGGCCGCTGGATTCATCTGGGCGCTGTTCGCTCCGGCAGAGCTGGCACATCCGCTCAAGGTCTTCTTCTCGCTGTGTGTTGTGATCGCGGGGCTGTACGGGGGGTTCACCGTATCGCGCCGCATTTTCGTGGTTCAGATGGTGCCAGGGCTGCTGGCCCTCATCTTCGTGCTGCTGTCGGGGCGCTGA